The Prochlorococcus sp. MIT 0801 genomic sequence TCAGCTTGATGGAATCATTATTGAAACCAGTGGTCTTGCTTTGCCAAAGCCTTTACTTCAAGCTCTTAATTGGCCTGCAATAAGAAATAAGGTTTTTATTAATGGAGTCGTCACTTTAGTTGATGGATATGCTCTCTCAAATGGAAGCCCAGTGGGTGATTTGAAAAGTATTAATCAACAAATAACAACTGACAAAAGTATTGATCATTTAACTCCAATAAATGAGCTTTTTAGAGATCAATTGATTTCTGCTGATCTCGTTTTAATTAGTAGGTCTGATTTGCTTTCTGCAAAAAGTTTTTCATTGGTTAGGGATGAGGTGAAAAAGCAAGGTAATTCCATTACTAATATTCTGCCAATATCTAATGGAAAAATTGAACCTTCAGTAATTCTCGGCCTTTGCAAAGAACAAAACAATATTTCTCGAGCAGATCAATATGACCATGACCATGACCATGACCATGACCATGACCATGTTGATGTAATAAGTGAGCATTTAAGATTTGAATTCCCAATTGATAAGGATCTATTGAAAGAAATACTTGTAAATCTAGTTCCGGAATATCAAATTCTTCGTATAAAAGGGAGATGCTGGATAGAGGGTAAGGCTTTGCCTCTTCAGATCCAAATGGTTGGATGCAGATTTAATTCATGGTTTGAGAGTGCGAATGATGAGTCTTGGAAACCTTCTAAGGCTGGAATTGATTTAGTCTCTTTGAGTCTGAAAGGCGGAGTTGAAAAAGCTTTTGAATCTTCCTTTTAATTAATTGGTTCAAATTATTATATTTATATTAAAAATAGGTTGTATTTTTATTTTTATCCGCGATTCTTTGTGAGTTAGGAGATAATTCTCTTAAAGCAATTTTCTAATAGTTTCTAACCGGACATTTTTCGTGAGTCAAGCAGTTTCCACTACCAAGAAAAATGATGTTCAGAGTGTTGCCAATGCTTTGAAACTGAAGACCTGCAATAAATGTGGCGGTAATGGTTATATGAAATCTAGCCCAAATTGTTATCACACTTGTCTGACATGCCTAGGAAAAGGATTAATAAGTGAACAATGTGAAAGTATCAATTAGAAATTTATCAAATATTATCTACAATAACTTTGTAACCTTCTTTCTTGGGTTAACTAAGTGAAGGAAGTAGGAAATCCCATTGATTTTTAAAAGTGTCTTTATTTAAAGCAAGAGTTTTTGTTCATTTAAGACCTTCTGTTTTGGATCCGGCGGGAGAGGCTACTAGGTCAGCTACTAAGAGATTGGGAATAGATGGAGTTACTCAACTAAGAATTGGTAAATCTATTGAACTTGAGATCGAAGCGGCAAATAAGGAGGAAGCTCGATCCAAGATTGAGTTAATGAGTGATCGATTGCTTGCAAACCCTGTTATTGAGGACTGGTCTTTGGAATTTAAGGACGAGCAGAAAACTCTTACAAACTAAATAAATGAAAATTGGAATTATTGTTTTCCCTGGATCGAACTGCGACAGGGACGTCAGGTGGGCTACTGAAGGATGCCTGGGAATTCCTACAAGCTTTCTATGGCATGAAACTACTGACTTAAGTGGTTATGACGCAATTGTTATTCCAGGGGGGTTTAGTTATGGAGATTATTTACGTTGTGGAGCAATAGCAAGATTCGCACCTGTTTTAAATTCTTTAATCTCTTTTGTTGATAAAGGTGGAAAAGTTCTTGGTATTTGTAATGGGTTTCAAATACTTACTGAACTTGGTCTCTTGCAAGGAGCTTTGACAAGAAATAATAATCTACATTTTATTTGTGATAGTGCAAATTTATCTATTGAAAGCACAAAATCATCTTGGATGAAAAATTATAAAAAACATGATTCTATTTCACTTCCTATCGCTCATGGAGAAGGGAGATATCAATGTAGCAATGACGTCTTGAAAAAATTGCAAGATGATGATTCGATTGCTCTAAGATACGCTCATAACCCAAATGGATCCATCAATGATATTGCTGGAATTACAAATAAAAAAGGAAATGTTTTGGGGATGATGCCACATCCTGAAAGAGCTTGTGATGATGCATTAGGTAATATTGATGGCAAGTCAATTCTTAGTACACTTCTTTCTTGAATTTATAAATCAAGGCATTAAAAAAGCTGCTATCAAAATGAGAGATAGCAGCTTTTTGTTAGCTTTTTTAGATTAGTACTTGTATCCAGCTACAAATAATTGCTCATCAGAAGAAGGCTGAGAACCAGCAACATACAATCCTTTTGATGCCTCAGAGTTTGCTTGAGCTCTAGCTATGAGTGCTTTTTGTCCATCAGAAGTGTTAGAGCCTTTCCATGCTTTTAGACATGAATGTTGTAAAGCACGACCATATGAGAATGAAACATTCCACTTAGCCTTTCTGTCGATCTTATTCATCAGATTTAGATAAACTGATGCAGCTTCCTCGCTCAATCCACCTGAAAGGAAAGTAATACCAGGGACACTTGCAGGTACACAGCGTTCCATTGTACGGATTGTCATTTCAGCTACTTGCTGAGGATCAGCTTTTGTTGAGCTGTCAGCACCTTGAACAGTCATTGATGGCTTCAGAAGAGTTCCCTCTAGAAGTACTCCGTTTACCTGGCAAGCTAAGTAAACTTCTTTAATTACTTCTTCTTGAACTGCTGCTGTCTTTTCAATTGAATGTGAACCATCCATTAAGATTTCTGGTTCAATAATTGGAACCAAGCCAGATTCTTGAACTGATCTAGCGTATCTTGCTAAACCCCAAGCATTTTCTCTAATAGAAAGTTTAGAAGGACAACCATCGTCTGTTATTTGAAGTACTGCTCTCCACTTGGCAAATCTTGCACCTTGCTCGTAATAATCAGCAGCTCTTTCAACAAGACCGTCTAAACCTGAACAAAAAGTTTCTACATCATGTCCACCGGCTAATGGTCTTAGACCTTTGTCAACTTTGATTCCTGGAATTATCCCTAGCTTCTCAAGCTTTTTAACCATTGGCTCACCATCTGGATGGTTCTGGAAAAGAGTTTCTTCAAAAAGAATCGCTCCGCTTATAAAGTTTCCAAGACCTTCTGTGGTGAAAAGCATACCTCTATATGCTTTTCTGTTGTCCTCAGTGTTCTCAACACCTATTGAAGCAAGCCTTTTACCTACTGTTTTCGTTGACTCATCAACAGCAAGAATCCCTTTGCCTGGCTGGGCTATGGCACTTGCGGTCTTCTTTAGTTCTTCTGCGTAGTACGAGAGTGCCATTTATGCAACAAAAATTTCATTAAGATTATTCCATATCAAAGGCCCTTTTTGTTGCTTATTACACCTAAAAAGTTTTTTATTTTTTTTAATCCAATAATTAATTCTAAAAATTATTTTTACTTGAGTTGAATTGGATTTGTTCAATTGATTTCTATCTTCATACCTATTGAGTTTGATTCCTTTACCTTATCGCAAACTATTTGGCTGGCTAATCCCTCGACTAAGCCAGGAATTACTGGGGTTCCATCTGCAATGCTTTGAGCCCACCAGTTTTGGATTCTTGCTACTGGAGCTATTCGACCATCTGTCCATATTTTTGAAAAAGATAGGTCAGAGTCAGGTTGGATATTTTTAAGAACGTCTCCTTTATTTGAGTGCCAAAGCCCAAATCCGTGAACATAATCGTTCTGGTTCTCGCTGCTAAGAACAAGTGTTCCATTGCTTCCATAGATTTCCAGACTAAAACCCCTACTTTGTTTTGTTACGGCAGATAAATTTACTTGGGCTGGAATTAAATTGTTATTAATGCTTTTTATTTGTAGTTGAGAAATACTTACATCTTCACTTGTCACTTTTTTAATGGTTTTTAATTGTGGACACTCTCTTTCTTTAATTGAAGTTGAATTTATTGCGCTCAAAGAATGAGTAGGACCAATTAGCCAATGAATCATGTCAAAAGCATGGGTTCCCAAGGCTCCCAGAACCCCTCCACCGGAATTTTCATCTGAATACCAATTCCATGGCCTATCTGGATTAGCCCTGCTACTCATTAGCCAATCAAGCTTTACAAAATATGGTTCATCTAGTTTTTCCTCGGTAATTATTCGCTTTGCTTGCATGAATAGCGGAACAGCCCGATATTCGTAATCAACAGCTATTTTTAAATTTCTTTTGAGTGCGTTTCTTTGAAGATCCATCACCTCATAAGCATTTAAACAAGTTGGCTTTTCAAGTAAAAGATGTTTTCCTCCTTTAATTGCCTCTAGTGCAAGCTCGTATCTGGGTTCTGGCGGAGTAGCTATGATTATTCCATCTACTTTGGAATCATTTACTAAATCCTCCCAGGTCTCGTAGGCACGAAGATTGTGCTTATTGCAGGCTTCTTTAAGCCTTTCTGGCCGAGGATGCCACAATCCCACAAGCTCAATATTCTTATTAGATAATGATGCAGGAATATGAACACTTTCACCGAAACCTAGTCCTGCAATTGCTATGCGAATCGGATGATCTGTATTGATCATTCTTTTAAATAATTTATGAGTTTAAACATTTTCGCAGCTATCTGAAATCACATCATCTAATAGTTTATCTCCATTAGGGTCTTCCCATTTTGCGGATAAATTTTTTTTACCATTAACTGAAATATCTTTGAATTTATTAGTCATACAATTGATTTTCATTATATAAATATTCTCATCTATTTCCTTTGAAGTACTAGGGGTAATTTTTATGTATTTTGTGGTTAGTTCTATTATTCCTTTTTCTTCAATATCAATACTATCTCTATCTAAATATTGAACTCCCGTAGGCGTTCGACTAACTTCAACCCAATTAGTATTGGCTCCATATACTATATTTGTACTATTGAAAAAAATTAATAATATTAATACTAATATATTCAAGAGTAAATCAAAATTATTTTTTATTTTTTGATTTATTTTAAGCATTAGTTTGTAATTTTACTTCTTGTGTCTTATGTAATCGAAGTATCTTTGCCAAAGTTTCTTTAAGTTCTGTTCTTGGTACAATGGTATCTACGAAACCATGATCTTGAAGATATTCTGCTGTTTGAAAATTATCAGGAAGTTTTTCTCTTAGTGTTTGTTCAATTACTCTTCTCCCTGCAAATCCAATAAGTGCTTTGGGTTCTGCAAGTATTAAATCTCCAAGCATTGCAAAACTAGCAGTAACTCCTCCAGTGGTGGGATGTGTAAGTAAAGGCATATAGAGCAACTGTGCCTCTCTATGTCGTTCAAGCGCCCCTGAAATTTTTGCCATTTGCATCAGACTTAACATCCCTTCTTGCATTCGCGCACCACCCGAAGCGCAAACAATTAGCAATGGCAGCTTTTGTTTGGTTGAATGTTCGATAAGCCTTGTGATCTTCTCTCCTACAACAGATCCCATTGAGCCACCCATGAATCTGAAGTCCATTACAGCTAGTGCCATAGGAATAGAATTAACTTCGCATGTCCCTGTTAAAACACCATCTTTAAGACCAGTGCTAGCTTGACTTTCTCTTAGCCTGTCTGCGTAAGCTCGTCGATCTTTAAAACCAAGAGGGTCAACTGGAGTTAAATGAGTATTGATTGATTTGAATGTATTTGGATCAGAAATTAGTCTTATTCTCTCTTTACTATCTATTCGATTGTGATGCCCACAGTTACTACAAACACTGCAATTATCTATTAAATCTTTTCTATAAACTACTTGTCCGCATTCTGGACATTTCTCCCATAGTCCATCACTTTCTTCAGATTCCTGAGTGACTTTGCCAACAAATTGGCCTTTCCTTCTATCAGCAAACCAGTCGAATAATGACACTGCTATTTTGTAATTGAAATTAATTTAATACCTTGAGTCCCCTTAAAGGGATTACAAAGTTTGAATCTTATCTATAATCCATGAAGAAAATATCCCAATTGATAGAAAAGGCGCAAAGGGATACTCTTCAAATGGTATAAATCTTTTAGTAATTTTCCATGTAAACTATATATAGCTGAAAGTAAAAATGAAATATACAATGACAAAAAGCTGAATTCAATACCGAGCCATATTGTACTAATGGAAGAGAGTTTTATATCACCCAGGCCTAATGAATTTATTCCAAAGATTTTATAGCTTATATAACTTATTGAATACATTACTATGAAGATAATAATCATCGATAAAGAATTATTTGTTATTAAGTCTTTAATATCTATTTTGTCGTTTGACAAGCCTAGACATGCCAAGTAAATAATACCTGATAGGGCAAAGATTGTTAATTTACTTTCACTTATTAGAATTGTGTTTATATCTTCTATCGATATAGAAAACAAAATATATAAAAGTATAAAAGTAAAGGATATGATAATCACTATTAATTATTTACTTTATCTATTAATAATAGATATTATTATCTTTGATTGATTGAATTTGTTATCCTGCCGCCTTTTTCTCTTCTATCATTTTATGAATAATAGGTGTAAGAATAAGCTCCATAGCAAATCCCATTTTCCCTCCGTTAACAACAATACTTGTAGGACTTGACATGAAGGAATCGTGAATCATTCCTAATAAGTACTGGAAGTCAATTCCCCATTTTTCTCTTGAACCTTTTCTGAAATGAATAATTACAAAGCTTTCGTCAGGTGTTGGAATATTTCTGCAAATAAATGGGTTTGACGTATCAATTGTAGGTACTCTCTGGAAGTTGATATCTGTTCGACTGAATTGGGGGCATATGTGATTAATGTAATCAGGCATTCTTCTCAGAATCGTATCTACGATTGTTTCGGCTGAGTATCCCCTTTCTGCGTTATCTCTATGGATTTTTTGTATCCATTCGAGATTGGTAATTGGTACTACACCAACAAGTAAATCAGCGAATGAGGCCACATCATAATCTTTTCCTACTACTCCACCGTGTAGTCCCTCGTAAAACAAAAGGTCGGTTCCTGTTGGAATATCTTCCCAGGGAGTGAATTGACCTGGATCTAATTTTGTTCCTAAACGAGTGTTGTGTTCCTCGGCTTCTTCTGGGCTATGTAAATAATATCTTTTCTGACCTCCGCCAGTTTTTCCATATTGATTGAATAGGTCTTCTAATTTGTCGAATAAATTTGCCTCTGGTCCAAAATGAGAAAAGTTTTCACCTCTTGAAAGTGCTTCAGACATTGCCTTTTTCATAGGCATTCTTTCAAAACGGTGATAACTATCTCCTTCAACAACTGCAGGAACAATCTTTTCTCGAGCAAATATATGCTCAAATGCTCTTTTAACGGTGCTTGTTCCTGCTCCGGATGAACCAGTTACAGCTACTACTGGGTGAAGCTTTGACATCGACGCTTATGTATTGACTTTCATTTTTACAGGTCAACTGACCCTCAAAGTGAAACTATTCGCAGAGTTTTTTAATTTGTGAACTAATTATTTTAATTTTTCCGCCAATAGTTCACCCATTTGAGAGCAACCAACCTGTTTAGTCGTCTGATTGCTCATTAAGTCAGAAGTTCTATAACCGTCATTAAGAATTTCGTTAATTGCATTTTCTAAAAAAGTTGCTGCTTCTTTTTCATTAAGGGCAATTTTTAACATCATTGCAGCAGATAAGAGCATTGCTATTGGATTAGCTATATCTTTTCCTGCGATGTCAGGAGCTGAGCCATGAACAGGTTCAAACACACCTGGCCCATCAGTGGTTAACGAAGCAGAAGGAAGCATGCCAATTGATCCTGTCAGCATGGCTGCAATGTCGCTAAGAATATCTCCAAATAAATTACCTGTAAGAATCACATCAAATTGGCTTGGATTTCTAACAAGTTGCATTGCTGCATTGTCTACATATTGATGCGTAAGTTCTATATCTTTGTATTTGTTAGACACCAATATTGTTTCCTCTCTCCATAGTTGACTTACATCTAAAACATTAGCTTTATCAACTGAGCAAACTTTTTGATTTCTTTGTTTGGATAATTTAAAAGCAATTTCTGCTATTCGTTTAACTTCCTCGGAGGTGTATGTCATCGTGTTAAATGCTCTTTCTCCTTTATCTGTTTTTATCCTTCCTTTTGGTTCTCCAAAGTAAATACCGCTGGTAAGTTCTCTAACTACTACTAAATCAACTTCTTTAACAAAGTCTTCTTTCAAGCTACTTGCTTTTGTTAAGGATGGAATTATTTTTACTGGCCTTATATTTGCAAAAAGATCCAAAGAAGATCTGAGATTGAGTAGGCCTGTTTCAGGCCTTTTCTCTCTAGGTAATTCGTCATACTTTGGGTCTCCTATTGCCGCTAACAAAACAGCATCAGAGTTCTTACATTCTTGAAGAGTTCTATCTGGGAAGGGGATACCATCTGAATCTATTGCTGATCCACCAAAAGGCATTTCTTTAAATTTGATTTCAAAGCCAAATTTCCTTGAGACTAGGTCAAGGATTTTATGAGTGACGTTTGTTATCTCTGGACCAATTCCATCTCCTGGCAATAATGTTATTTTGTAAGACTTCATTTGTACTTATTCATCAAGGGAAAAACTTACCTGGAGTTTCTGCGATCTAAATGACGGATAGCTTTTGCTATCTCAGGTAGTTTTTTGAAATTAGCAGAGCATCTCAACCAAAGTTTATTTGGAATAGCTGGGAAGCCGCTAACAACAGTTCCTGCCTCGATATTTGATATTATTCCTGTTTTTGAACTTGCTATCACGCCATCTCCAATTTTAATTTTATTGCTCACGCCCACTTGTCCCGCAAGTATAACTGCGTTTCCAATCTGTGCTCCTCCAGCAATACCAACTTGAGCAGCCATAGCGCATCCTTTTCCGGTAGTAACTCCATGACCAATTTGAACTAGGTTATCAATTTTTGTATCTTCACCAATTATTGTCTCTCCTACTGAAGGCCTATCAATCGTTGATCCACTACCAACTTCTACTTTATTTTTTAAAATAACTATTCCAACTTGAGGCATTTTCTTCCATCCATTTGATGTGGGCACGAATCCAAAACCTTCACCACCAATAACAGCATTGGCATTAATTACACATTTGTCACCAAGTTTAGATCCAGAATGAATAACACTATTTGCGTGAATTAAATTTTTGGCACCAATTCTTACATTTCTATATAGAACAACGCCTGCATGAATGATAGTCCCAGCTCCAATTTCTGTATTATCTCCAATATAAGCATTAGCTCCGATTGAAACTCCAAGACCAATTTTTACATTCTGACCGATGACCGCACTTTTATGTATACCTTCTCTTTCTATCTCAGATGGATAAAGAAACTCTAATGTTTCAGCAAAAGCAATCTTGGGCTCTTTAAGTATTATCCAATCAACTGAAATTTTCTTTGCTATTTCAATAATATAAGTATCATTTGCTGGTAATAATAGAGCAGATGCTTTTGAAGTCTCTATGAGATTTCTAAGATTTAATGGACTATTATTGTCTAGAAAACTTATGTCATTAACCTTGGCTTTTTCTAAAGAAGCTGCGGTTAAAATAACTGGATTGTTTTTTATTTTAAAGTCAACGACACCAGATTGACCTTTCTTCAGTTTTTCGACAATTTCAATGAATTGCATGATTTGATTTAATTGGGGAAGTGAAAATTACTATTGTTATCTGAGTTATTCACTTGTTAGAACCAGAACATCTCGGTGGATAACTAGAGGAGATCCTGTTGTTTCGGATCTTGAATTAATTCCTATCTTTATAGCATCACTGCTCATTGAGCAAATTCCTTTAGCAATTTCCTCTCCTTCCGTGTTAATAACTTTTACAGGTTGATTCGCAATAAAATTCCCGCTAACTTTTTTCACCCCAACTAATAATAGTGAAGCACCTTTGTTTTTGATAGCTTCACTAGCACCATCATCTAAGTGTATTTCTCCGACTGGTTTAATTGCATGTGCCAACCAACTTTTTCTATTCCCGATAGGGTTTGGATTGGGGTGAAAAACAGTTCCTATTTTTTTTCCATCAAGTAATTCGCCTAATATTTTCGGATCTCTGCCATCTGCTAATTGAACTTTTATCCCGCTTTCAGTGGCGATCTTTGCAGCAGTTAATTTTGTTTTTATTCCTCCAGTCCCCCATGAAGTTTGTTCATTTGCTAGTTCTAAATTATTTAATTCTTTTGAATTGTTAATATCTTTGATTGGCTTAGCTTTACTATTGATTTTGGGATCAGAAGAGTAGAGATGATCGATATCAGTTAATAATATTAATTGATCAGCAGATATAGCTGTTGCAACTAATGCAGATAGAGTATCATTATCACCATACTTTAGCTCTTCATCTGAGGTTATATCATTTTCGTTTACGATTGGTATAACATCCCATTCGAGCAATCTTTTTAATGTTTGCGAAGCAGAGTTATAACTATTTCTTGATCCTAATTCTGACCTAGTTAATAATATTTGCGCAACTTTATATCTAAAACTGCTCATAGCCTTTTCATACAAAGCCATTAAATGAAGTTGACCTATTGCAGCAGAAGCTTGAAGAGAGATTATTTCTTTAGGTCTTGTCTTGAATCTCATTTGATGACATCCAAGTCCTACAGCACCACTAGAAACCAATATAATTTTATCGCCATTCCTTTGAGCTTTTGATATGTAAGAACAATAATCATTAATTACATCAAAAGTTGTATATTTATCGTTTCCTCTCAAAAGGCTTGTGCCAATCTTGATTACCCAGGTTGTCATAAAATGTCTCCAGTTATAATATTTGCTATGTATCTTTCTATAGATTGAAACTTATTCTTTTCAATTTTGTTTCCATAATCATCTACTGAATCTACCAATATTGTATACATTCCTAATCTATTGCCTACAAGAATATCTGTAAAAACTCTATCTCCAATCATTGCTACCTCATTTGATAAATAAGGAATTTTATCTAGGATCTTCTTTAATTTTCTTTTACTTGGTTTGCCGCCAGAGTATGTAAATTCTAAATCTAATTCATCAGCAATTAATTTTATTCTATTTCTAGATGGATTGTTACTGAACAGGTAAGTATAAAAGTATTTTTTTGAAGTATTAATCCAATTTCTTATATTACTAGATAGTACTGGTTTGTTCCCAGAAATTAATGTTCCATCTACATCAAGTATTAGTGCTTTGACGTTTTTGGAAGATAAATCATTTATAGAGATCTTTGAAATTTTATCGTTTACCTTCCAATTTGGAATAAGTAATTCTTTAATGTTTATTCTGATAATCCCCTTTCCTCAAGTTCAGCTTCAATTCCTGATTGTATCTTGTCAAACTCTTCACCTTCAACAAGCTTTACTTCTCCATCTTCTAGCTTTCCGACTATGAAGAAAGGGTCAAGAGGAATGTATAGACCATACTCATTACTTTCAACTCTAAAATTGACAAGTAGCTCGTAGGTTTCTGACTCGTCATCAATGTCTTCTTCCTCAATTTCTTCTGGTTCAGGCTCATCTAATTCGCCTGAGACTGTAAGTGTGATGGCTGAGCGAACAAGTCTAAGATCATGTTCTTGAAGAACAACATCAGCTACTTCAAGTATTGGCTCATTCTTTTCAATTGTTTCTATTAGCTTGGGATCTTGATCGTCAATCAATTGAAATAGAGATACAGGAGTATCTACTGGAGTTAACAGGGCATATTCATTTCCTTCAAG encodes the following:
- a CDS encoding DUF3727 domain-containing protein, with the translated sequence MSTTNKNDEVPTLLVKDSQGSDLLCFLEQVVPLEGNEYALLTPVDTPVSLFQLIDDQDPKLIETIEKNEPILEVADVVLQEHDLRLVRSAITLTVSGELDEPEPEEIEEEDIDDESETYELLVNFRVESNEYGLYIPLDPFFIVGKLEDGEVKLVEGEEFDKIQSGIEAELEERGLSE